A section of the Acidobacteriota bacterium genome encodes:
- a CDS encoding HAD family hydrolase: protein MIRRMTVQNGAQTLLIDADDTLWENNIYFERAIGRFISFLDHRDHSPEQVREVLNDAERDSIVKHGYGLHSFSHSLVATFEKLSVEPITPELHERIQSFAHQIAEHPIEILAGVPETLAYLGERHHVLMVTKGNPVEQAGKVERSGLKEYFAAIEIVPEKDEKCYRSVISKYALQSDSTWMVGNSPKSDINPALAAGLHAVFVPHDNTWILEHDELVPAPAAQHLLVVEHFADLRNHF, encoded by the coding sequence ATGATTAGACGTATGACCGTGCAAAATGGCGCTCAGACCCTGCTCATCGATGCCGATGACACCCTCTGGGAGAACAATATCTACTTCGAGCGCGCCATTGGCCGCTTTATTTCCTTCCTAGATCATCGGGATCATTCCCCGGAGCAGGTTCGGGAAGTACTGAACGATGCGGAACGGGATTCGATCGTAAAGCACGGTTACGGGCTGCACAGCTTTTCTCATTCGCTGGTCGCGACCTTTGAAAAGCTTTCCGTCGAACCGATCACGCCCGAATTGCACGAGCGCATTCAAAGTTTCGCCCATCAGATCGCCGAACATCCCATCGAGATACTGGCAGGCGTACCGGAAACTCTCGCTTACCTGGGTGAGCGGCATCACGTTCTGATGGTGACAAAAGGGAATCCCGTCGAGCAGGCCGGCAAAGTCGAGCGGTCAGGACTGAAGGAGTACTTTGCGGCGATTGAAATCGTTCCGGAGAAGGATGAGAAGTGTTACCGGTCGGTGATTTCCAAATACGCGCTTCAGTCCGACAGCACGTGGATGGTCGGGAACAGTCCGAAATCAGATATTAATCCGGCACTCGCCGCCGGTTTGCATGCGGTGTTCGTGCCGCATGACAACACCTGGATTCTCGAACACGACGAACTCGTTCCCGCCCCTGCTGCGCAACACCTGCTCGTCGTCGAACATTTCGCCGACCTGCGCAACCACTTTTAA
- a CDS encoding ABC transporter substrate-binding protein has product MNTVSAPVRDINVAHSPDSDDAFMFYGLATNKVRVPGLRFNHTLCDIETLNQKAQEGVYDVTAVSFHAYPYIQDHYALMACGGSVGDGYGPMIVSPRPFSQTEIKKIKIAIPGKLTTAYLALELFAPGIETEVVPFDQIIPQVVEGKFEAGLIIHEGQLSYSKAGLQRVVDLGKWWQKVTGLPLPLGGNAIRRSLGAETITNVTQALRDSIQYALDHREEALSYAMQFARDLDAQLADKFVGMYVNERTLDYGDDGREAVRRLLDMGHKAGIIPVTPRVEWV; this is encoded by the coding sequence ATGAATACTGTCTCCGCTCCCGTTCGCGATATCAACGTGGCTCACAGCCCGGACTCTGACGATGCCTTCATGTTCTACGGCCTCGCCACCAACAAAGTCCGCGTGCCCGGACTGCGTTTCAACCACACTCTTTGCGATATCGAAACCCTGAACCAGAAAGCGCAGGAGGGGGTCTACGACGTGACGGCAGTGTCGTTTCACGCCTATCCCTACATCCAGGACCACTACGCGCTCATGGCCTGCGGAGGCAGCGTCGGCGACGGCTACGGTCCGATGATCGTCTCGCCGCGCCCCTTCTCGCAGACTGAAATCAAGAAAATCAAAATCGCCATTCCCGGCAAACTGACGACCGCCTATCTAGCCCTGGAACTATTCGCGCCGGGGATCGAAACTGAAGTTGTTCCCTTCGATCAGATCATCCCGCAGGTAGTGGAAGGCAAATTCGAAGCCGGACTGATCATCCACGAAGGCCAGCTCAGCTATTCGAAAGCCGGATTGCAGCGCGTCGTTGACCTAGGAAAATGGTGGCAGAAAGTCACCGGCCTGCCCCTGCCGCTAGGCGGGAATGCGATCCGCCGCTCGCTCGGCGCTGAAACGATCACGAATGTGACCCAGGCCCTGCGCGACAGCATCCAGTACGCCCTCGATCACCGCGAAGAAGCTCTCTCCTACGCAATGCAATTCGCCCGCGACCTTGACGCCCAACTCGCCGACAAATTTGTCGGCATGTACGTCAACGAACGCACCCTCGACTACGGCGACGACGGCAGGGAAGCGGTCCGGCGGTTGCTCGATATGGGACACAAGGCGGGGATTATTCCAGTGACGCCGCGGGTGGAGTGGGTGTGA
- a CDS encoding M48 family metalloprotease, translated as MRTSKWMVLALLVLSVTMTAAVAQQSAPAPGTQQPVSASPQSGPAAEPASASQPISATPAPPPPVAAPVTMDQVVDRVIEREKGLVKMMAPRTPVVETYLQNLTQDTALGPVPSDDRYFLGRMDLSESIDRSDYLKEKDDGMEKRLLGGVTKMFKFQYTPLGFSWMIYADRNDFDRQHYDFRYVRREFMGDVRTLVFDVTPKKTAGKGRFLGRVWVEDQDFNIVRLNGTYTHPSRNTYYFHMDSWRLNLVPGYWVPTYIYSEEGDFTAGAKNKIAFKAQTRMWGYNLKTGAANDELTQIRVDSVKDDTPSAQDASPLAAQREWQQQAEDNVLERLERSGLLAPEGELDKVLQTVVNNLQITNNIELPRPIRTRVLITSPLETFSVGNTIVISRGMIDVLPDEASLAAVLSHELSHIVLGHNLGSQYAFNDRMLFSDEGTYQNLGFKHIPEEEAAADKKAVEMLKNSPYAQKLDAAGLFIKVLQTRAPQLAALLQAHLGNSIAENGTVTRMSSLATSAPALDWNKLDQIAALPLGGRVRLNAWDNKVEMVKAQPVAITSARDKMPFEVTPFFPRLTRFGANSVPATTAPATTASSANATPSPTN; from the coding sequence ATGCGTACTTCGAAATGGATGGTTCTGGCCCTGCTGGTTCTATCGGTCACGATGACGGCGGCAGTGGCACAACAGTCGGCACCGGCACCTGGAACTCAGCAGCCCGTTTCGGCAAGCCCGCAATCGGGTCCGGCTGCAGAGCCCGCCTCGGCGAGCCAACCTATTTCCGCGACACCTGCGCCGCCGCCTCCGGTGGCTGCGCCCGTGACCATGGATCAGGTCGTCGACCGCGTGATCGAGCGCGAGAAGGGCCTTGTCAAAATGATGGCCCCGCGCACGCCCGTGGTGGAGACCTATCTCCAGAACCTGACGCAGGACACGGCATTGGGTCCGGTCCCGAGCGATGACCGGTACTTCCTCGGCCGCATGGACCTGAGCGAATCCATCGACCGTTCTGACTACCTGAAAGAGAAAGACGACGGCATGGAGAAGCGCCTGCTCGGCGGCGTCACCAAGATGTTCAAGTTCCAGTACACGCCGCTCGGCTTTTCGTGGATGATTTACGCCGATCGCAATGACTTCGATCGCCAGCACTACGATTTCCGCTATGTGCGCCGCGAATTCATGGGCGATGTCCGTACCCTCGTGTTCGACGTCACACCCAAGAAAACAGCTGGCAAGGGCCGCTTCCTCGGACGCGTCTGGGTTGAGGATCAGGACTTCAACATCGTTCGCTTGAACGGAACGTATACCCATCCTTCGCGCAACACCTACTACTTCCACATGGACAGCTGGAGACTGAACCTGGTCCCCGGATATTGGGTACCGACTTACATCTACAGCGAAGAAGGCGACTTCACCGCTGGCGCCAAGAACAAGATTGCGTTCAAGGCACAGACCCGCATGTGGGGATATAACCTGAAGACTGGCGCCGCCAACGACGAACTGACGCAGATTCGCGTGGACAGCGTGAAAGACGACACGCCATCGGCACAAGACGCTTCTCCGCTGGCCGCCCAGCGCGAATGGCAGCAGCAAGCCGAAGACAACGTTCTGGAACGCCTGGAACGCTCCGGATTGCTGGCTCCCGAAGGCGAACTCGACAAGGTTCTGCAGACCGTCGTCAACAACCTGCAGATCACCAACAATATCGAATTGCCGCGTCCGATCCGTACGCGCGTCCTGATCACGTCTCCGCTGGAAACCTTCAGCGTGGGCAACACGATTGTCATCAGCCGTGGCATGATCGACGTCCTGCCGGACGAAGCCAGCCTGGCCGCTGTACTCTCGCATGAACTGTCGCACATCGTGCTTGGACACAACCTGGGAAGCCAGTACGCTTTCAACGACCGCATGCTGTTCTCGGACGAAGGAACGTACCAGAACCTCGGTTTCAAGCACATTCCCGAAGAGGAAGCAGCCGCCGACAAGAAAGCGGTGGAAATGCTGAAGAACTCGCCTTACGCGCAGAAGCTGGACGCGGCCGGCTTGTTCATCAAGGTTCTGCAAACGCGCGCGCCCCAGCTGGCCGCTCTGCTGCAGGCCCACCTCGGCAACAGCATTGCTGAAAATGGCACGGTCACTCGCATGTCTTCACTGGCAACATCGGCTCCGGCTCTCGACTGGAACAAACTGGACCAGATCGCTGCCCTGCCGCTTGGTGGACGCGTCCGACTCAATGCCTGGGACAACAAAGTAGAAATGGTCAAGGCGCAGCCGGTAGCAATCACTTCAGCACGCGACAAGATGCCGTTTGAAGTCACTCCATTTTTCCCGCGTTTAACGCGTTTTGGTGCGAACTCAGTTCCCGCCACGACGGCGCCCGCAACCACTGCGAGTTCCGCCAACGCGACTCCTAGCCCGACGAACTAA
- a CDS encoding IPT/TIG domain-containing protein codes for MSRFCLCFLLTLALFTTACGYGSHYNMGGTGSPTLTSLVPATATAGDATFTLTVDGSNFGADSVVFWNGTALPSTYGTGNQVTATVSAQDVATAGEFPVYVRSAAKNSNIMNFTVQ; via the coding sequence ATGTCACGATTCTGTCTTTGCTTTCTTTTGACCCTCGCCCTGTTCACGACGGCGTGCGGCTATGGGTCTCACTACAACATGGGGGGAACCGGTTCCCCAACACTCACCAGCCTCGTTCCGGCTACGGCAACGGCGGGCGACGCGACCTTCACACTAACGGTGGATGGCAGCAATTTTGGCGCTGACTCCGTCGTCTTTTGGAATGGCACGGCCCTGCCTTCGACATATGGCACGGGTAATCAAGTCACCGCTACCGTCTCCGCGCAGGATGTCGCAACCGCCGGCGAGTTCCCGGTGTACGTACGTTCCGCTGCAAAGAACTCGAACATCATGAATTTCACGGTGCAATAG
- a CDS encoding biotin transporter BioY, which translates to MSKVAIQALERPSRSVEWAKQAGIVIGASLFVALCARLTVPLPTPVPLTLQNFGVLLVGLLLGSRRGFAVMAVYLMEGASGLPVFNPAGPGGIAQILGPTGGFLMAYPLVAFVAGWIYEHSSRRFAWAAVAGFAGEIVLFAGGLGWLFALTHSMSQAIKWGLYWFVFAEVIKIVMAAGFAERWNKRLSPRS; encoded by the coding sequence ATGTCCAAAGTAGCGATCCAAGCTCTCGAACGCCCCAGCCGGTCCGTGGAGTGGGCCAAGCAGGCCGGTATTGTGATCGGCGCCAGCCTCTTTGTGGCTCTGTGCGCACGCCTGACCGTGCCTTTGCCTACGCCCGTGCCGCTGACCCTGCAAAATTTTGGGGTCTTGCTCGTCGGATTGCTCCTGGGATCGCGCCGCGGCTTTGCCGTGATGGCGGTCTACCTGATGGAAGGAGCCTCCGGTCTGCCTGTTTTCAATCCGGCTGGCCCCGGCGGAATCGCACAGATTCTTGGGCCGACAGGCGGTTTCTTGATGGCGTATCCGTTGGTAGCGTTTGTTGCCGGATGGATCTACGAACATTCCTCGCGACGCTTCGCGTGGGCGGCCGTTGCAGGTTTCGCCGGTGAGATCGTGTTGTTCGCAGGTGGCTTGGGATGGCTGTTCGCTCTGACGCACTCCATGTCGCAGGCAATCAAGTGGGGCTTGTACTGGTTCGTATTCGCCGAAGTGATCAAGATCGTAATGGCCGCCGGTTTCGCAGAACGCTGGAACAAACGGCTTTCTCCACGTTCCTAG
- a CDS encoding Zn-dependent hydrolase — MKNNWFLAVLFLLVLMSISGSSQTKAPAKKTRKMTGSAATGPVTSGLKVAPDLDKRLAKFRRVKMPFNRAGLTAREQKLVGKLVEACGYLDSIYWRQSDPEALALYQSLESSTNIRDVRLRTYLKLNAARFDLIDENKPFVGADPMPAGRGFYPTDLTREKVEQYVKDHPDQKDAIYDQFTVVRWKDGKLETVPYHVFYRPFLEPAAKALRDAAILSDDPAFAKFLELRADALLSDDYFPSDLAWLDLKHPKFDIIFAPYETYMDSLLGVKGSYGAAVMVRNERESKKLELFQKYVADIQDALPLAAEDRPSKRGLETPMEVMDTPFRAGDLTHGYQAVADNLPNDPRVHEQKGSKKLFFKNFMDARVNYVFLPVARKLMEPKQAAKVTGDGYMEDTIMHEIAHGIGPAFARTANGKVSIREAIGHAFSGLEEAKADVVGMFGLKWLVDHDALPKAKLEEYYASYVGGMFRTVRFGTAEAHGQAEMMEFNYLSERGAIHRNANGRYVVDYEKMPGAVADLAKELLEIEATGDRERCENWFKKYGQMPEELKTALKAASDVPVDVDPAFEFAEKVK; from the coding sequence ATGAAAAATAATTGGTTCCTGGCGGTTCTCTTTCTCCTTGTCCTCATGTCTATTTCGGGCTCATCACAAACCAAGGCACCTGCGAAAAAGACGCGCAAGATGACCGGATCGGCTGCGACCGGCCCGGTTACATCTGGATTGAAAGTCGCTCCCGATCTTGACAAGCGCCTGGCCAAGTTCCGGCGCGTCAAAATGCCGTTCAACCGCGCTGGGCTGACTGCGCGCGAACAGAAATTGGTCGGCAAACTGGTGGAGGCGTGCGGCTATCTCGACAGTATTTACTGGCGGCAGAGCGATCCGGAAGCGCTGGCACTCTACCAGTCGCTGGAGTCGAGCACGAATATCCGCGATGTCCGGCTCCGCACGTATTTGAAACTCAATGCCGCGCGCTTCGACTTGATTGACGAAAATAAGCCGTTTGTTGGCGCCGATCCGATGCCCGCAGGGCGCGGATTTTATCCCACGGACTTGACTCGCGAAAAAGTCGAGCAGTATGTGAAAGATCATCCCGATCAAAAAGACGCGATCTACGACCAGTTCACCGTGGTCCGATGGAAAGATGGAAAGCTGGAGACGGTTCCCTACCACGTTTTCTATCGTCCATTTCTTGAGCCGGCGGCAAAGGCGCTGCGGGACGCGGCAATCCTGAGTGATGATCCGGCGTTCGCGAAGTTTCTTGAGTTGCGCGCCGATGCGCTTCTGAGTGACGACTACTTTCCGAGCGACCTGGCGTGGCTTGACCTGAAGCATCCGAAATTCGACATTATTTTTGCGCCCTACGAAACCTACATGGACAGCCTGCTCGGCGTGAAGGGATCGTACGGAGCGGCTGTTATGGTCCGTAACGAGCGCGAGAGCAAAAAACTGGAACTGTTTCAGAAATACGTTGCCGACATTCAGGACGCGCTGCCTCTGGCAGCGGAAGACCGTCCGTCAAAGCGCGGGCTGGAAACACCGATGGAAGTGATGGACACTCCATTCCGCGCGGGCGATCTGACGCACGGATACCAGGCGGTAGCCGACAATCTGCCAAACGATCCGCGCGTGCATGAACAGAAAGGCAGCAAGAAGCTTTTCTTCAAGAACTTCATGGACGCGCGCGTGAACTACGTGTTCCTGCCAGTCGCGCGCAAACTGATGGAACCCAAGCAGGCCGCCAAAGTGACCGGCGACGGATACATGGAAGACACGATCATGCACGAGATCGCGCATGGCATCGGTCCGGCATTTGCGCGGACGGCGAATGGGAAAGTCAGCATCCGTGAAGCCATCGGACACGCCTTCAGTGGTCTGGAAGAAGCGAAAGCTGATGTGGTCGGCATGTTCGGCCTGAAGTGGCTGGTCGATCACGACGCATTGCCCAAAGCAAAGCTGGAAGAGTACTACGCATCGTATGTCGGAGGAATGTTTCGCACCGTGCGCTTTGGAACAGCCGAGGCCCACGGGCAGGCGGAGATGATGGAGTTCAACTATCTCTCCGAACGCGGGGCGATTCACCGCAATGCGAATGGCCGATATGTGGTTGACTACGAGAAGATGCCCGGCGCGGTAGCCGATCTGGCGAAGGAACTCCTCGAAATCGAAGCCACCGGCGACCGCGAGCGCTGCGAGAACTGGTTCAAGAAGTATGGACAGATGCCGGAGGAGCTGAAAACCGCTCTGAAAGCGGCGTCTGACGTGCCGGTGGATGTGGATCCGGCGTTTGAGTTTGCGGAGAAGGTGAAGTAG
- a CDS encoding PD40 domain-containing protein, which translates to MRKLVFALCAAAFLCSVQIHAQSAPLLLREPTVSKTEIVFTYGGDLWSVSRNGGDAHRLTSAAGTNIDARFSPDGSMIAFTGSYAGNRDVYVMPATGGQPKRLTYHPADDEAMGWTPDGKGVLFRSNRHAYYHANNQLYTVPVGGGPAAELPLPIAEEGVLSPDGSHLAYVPHGKWQRAWKHYRGGQTTPIWIADLKDSSVQKIPRENSNDFNPMWVGNTIYFLSDRNGAVSLFAYDTESKQVREVVKNDGFDFKSASAGPDAIVIEQFGALKLLDLPTGQVQTINVKVSGDLPEVRPQFVKVEAKRLQNFSLSPAGVRVVAEAWGEIFTIPSDKGDIRNLTHSPAVADRDPAWSPDGKWICYFSDEPGEYELQVREQNGSGAVQHISLGTPPSYFYNPVWSPDSKKILYTDKRLNVWIAEVATGKLTKADTDRYDDPRRNLHPAWAPDSKWITYTKQLANHLRAVFVYSLDQSKAFQISDGLSDAEYAVFDKNGKSLYFTASTDVGLGASWLDMSSLDHPQSRSVYVAVLRKDDVSPLAPESDEEKIKEAKEESKKVEIKVKTGKSKDKAVEEAKEETEKKKEEPVSVRVDMDGIGQRILALPIPSRGYLGLSAGATGILFLAEGPSVIRESDQEDLKTTLWKFDLSKRKVDKFLEEVNDYTLSDDGGKMLYRKGEQFVISATAEAPSAGAGPPKPGEGPLKLEGMQVYIEPRAMWKQQYHEAWRIERDFLYDPNHHGLDLAKAEKKYAPYIDGLGSRDELNYLFEDALGEIQVGHVFVGGGYRPEIKPVKTGLLGADYAIDNNRYRVARVFNGENWNPDLQAPLTQPGVNVKVGEYILAVAGRDLHGSDDIDSFFEGTAGKQVTIKVGPNPDGKESREVTVIPIDSETGLRHLAWIEGNRRKVDELSGGRVAYVHLPNTAGGGFSSFNRYYFAQVGKEAAVLDERFNEGGDLADYIIDSLRRPLMSLGETREGEDFGSPGAAIYGPKAMIINEMAGSGGDAQPWYFRKAGIGPLVGKQTWGGLVGIWDYPDFIDGGGVTAPRGALFGLAGEFEVEGHGIKPDYDVELDPAAVRQGHDPQLEKAVAVVLDLLNKNPLPKYKKPPYPNFHQGDDLGK; encoded by the coding sequence ATGCGAAAGCTTGTCTTCGCTCTGTGTGCTGCCGCCTTTCTTTGTAGTGTTCAAATTCACGCACAATCCGCGCCGCTTCTTTTGCGGGAACCAACCGTCAGCAAGACGGAGATCGTTTTTACCTACGGCGGCGATCTTTGGTCCGTGAGTCGCAATGGCGGAGACGCCCACCGCCTGACGTCCGCAGCCGGCACTAACATTGACGCCCGGTTTTCGCCGGACGGTTCGATGATTGCCTTTACCGGCAGCTACGCCGGCAATCGCGACGTGTACGTGATGCCCGCCACTGGCGGACAGCCGAAACGCCTGACTTATCATCCAGCCGACGACGAGGCTATGGGATGGACTCCCGACGGCAAGGGCGTTCTCTTTCGCTCCAACCGCCATGCGTACTATCACGCGAATAATCAGCTCTACACGGTTCCGGTAGGCGGTGGCCCGGCGGCCGAACTTCCTCTGCCCATCGCCGAAGAAGGCGTGCTTTCGCCCGACGGAAGTCATCTCGCCTACGTGCCCCACGGGAAATGGCAGCGTGCCTGGAAACACTATCGCGGCGGGCAAACGACTCCGATTTGGATCGCCGATCTCAAGGACTCTTCCGTGCAGAAGATCCCCCGCGAGAATTCCAACGACTTCAATCCCATGTGGGTGGGCAACACGATTTACTTTCTATCGGACCGGAATGGAGCCGTGAGCCTGTTTGCGTATGACACCGAGAGCAAGCAGGTCCGCGAAGTCGTGAAGAACGATGGGTTCGATTTCAAGTCGGCCTCGGCCGGACCGGACGCCATCGTGATCGAGCAATTCGGTGCGCTGAAGCTTCTTGACCTGCCAACCGGGCAAGTCCAAACCATCAATGTGAAAGTCAGTGGAGATCTTCCTGAAGTTCGCCCGCAATTTGTGAAGGTGGAAGCGAAGCGTCTGCAAAATTTCAGCCTGTCTCCGGCCGGTGTTCGCGTGGTTGCCGAAGCGTGGGGCGAGATCTTCACGATTCCGTCTGACAAAGGGGACATCCGCAATCTTACTCATAGTCCAGCCGTTGCGGACCGCGATCCAGCCTGGTCGCCGGATGGAAAATGGATATGCTATTTCTCCGACGAACCCGGCGAATATGAATTACAGGTTCGCGAGCAGAACGGTAGCGGGGCAGTGCAGCACATCAGTCTCGGAACACCGCCGTCTTACTTCTACAACCCTGTGTGGTCGCCTGACAGCAAGAAGATTCTGTATACCGACAAGCGCTTGAATGTGTGGATTGCAGAAGTTGCCACCGGCAAGCTGACCAAGGCTGATACCGATCGTTACGACGATCCCCGGCGCAACCTGCATCCCGCCTGGGCTCCCGACAGCAAGTGGATTACCTACACGAAGCAGCTGGCCAATCATTTGCGCGCGGTATTCGTATATTCGTTGGACCAATCCAAAGCCTTCCAGATTTCTGACGGCCTCAGCGATGCGGAGTATGCCGTCTTCGACAAGAACGGCAAGAGCCTCTACTTCACGGCCAGCACCGATGTTGGACTGGGAGCAAGTTGGCTCGACATGTCGAGCCTCGACCATCCCCAGTCTCGGAGCGTGTATGTAGCCGTGCTGCGGAAGGACGATGTCTCTCCGTTGGCGCCTGAGAGTGACGAAGAAAAAATCAAGGAAGCAAAAGAAGAATCGAAGAAAGTAGAAATCAAAGTCAAAACGGGCAAATCAAAAGACAAAGCTGTCGAAGAAGCGAAGGAAGAAACAGAAAAGAAAAAAGAAGAGCCTGTGTCGGTGCGCGTTGATATGGACGGCATCGGGCAGCGCATTCTCGCCCTTCCCATCCCATCTCGAGGCTATCTAGGGTTGTCTGCTGGTGCGACCGGAATCCTGTTTCTCGCCGAAGGCCCCTCGGTGATCCGAGAGAGCGATCAGGAAGACTTGAAAACTACTCTCTGGAAGTTCGACCTGAGTAAACGCAAAGTCGACAAGTTCCTTGAAGAAGTGAACGACTACACCCTGTCTGACGACGGCGGAAAGATGCTTTACCGCAAGGGTGAGCAATTCGTAATCAGCGCCACCGCGGAAGCGCCCAGTGCCGGAGCCGGTCCTCCCAAGCCCGGCGAGGGCCCACTGAAACTCGAAGGCATGCAGGTCTACATCGAGCCCCGCGCGATGTGGAAGCAGCAGTATCACGAAGCCTGGCGCATCGAGCGCGACTTCCTCTATGACCCCAATCACCACGGCCTGGATCTCGCAAAAGCAGAGAAGAAATATGCTCCTTACATCGATGGCCTGGGCTCGCGCGACGAACTGAATTATCTGTTTGAAGACGCCCTCGGCGAAATCCAGGTTGGCCATGTCTTTGTTGGCGGTGGATACCGTCCTGAAATCAAGCCGGTGAAGACCGGACTGCTGGGAGCCGATTACGCCATCGACAACAATCGCTATCGCGTGGCGCGCGTCTTCAACGGAGAGAACTGGAATCCCGACCTGCAAGCTCCGCTCACGCAGCCGGGAGTGAACGTCAAGGTTGGTGAATACATTCTCGCAGTCGCCGGACGCGATCTGCATGGGTCCGATGACATCGACAGCTTCTTTGAAGGCACCGCCGGTAAGCAGGTGACCATCAAGGTTGGACCCAATCCAGATGGCAAGGAATCGCGCGAAGTCACGGTCATTCCGATCGACAGCGAAACTGGTTTGCGTCATCTCGCGTGGATCGAAGGCAATCGCCGCAAAGTCGACGAACTCAGTGGAGGCCGCGTGGCCTACGTTCACTTGCCCAACACAGCGGGAGGTGGTTTCTCCAGCTTCAATCGCTACTACTTCGCGCAGGTCGGCAAGGAGGCCGCCGTCCTCGACGAGCGTTTCAACGAAGGCGGAGATCTTGCCGATTACATCATTGATTCCTTGCGGCGTCCGCTCATGAGTCTCGGAGAAACGCGCGAAGGAGAGGATTTCGGTAGCCCTGGCGCCGCCATCTACGGACCGAAAGCGATGATCATCAATGAAATGGCGGGCTCCGGCGGAGACGCTCAACCCTGGTATTTCCGCAAAGCTGGTATCGGACCTCTCGTTGGCAAACAGACCTGGGGCGGGCTCGTCGGCATATGGGACTACCCCGACTTCATCGATGGCGGGGGAGTCACCGCTCCGCGCGGTGCCCTCTTTGGATTAGCGGGTGAGTTTGAAGTGGAGGGCCACGGCATCAAGCCGGACTACGACGTTGAACTCGATCCGGCAGCCGTGCGGCAGGGCCACGATCCGCAACTGGAGAAGGCAGTCGCTGTCGTGCTCGATCTACTGAACAAGAACCCGTTACCGAAATACAAGAAACCGCCCTATCCGAATTTTCACCAGGGAGACGACCTGGGGAAGTGA